One Artemia franciscana chromosome 6, ASM3288406v1, whole genome shotgun sequence DNA window includes the following coding sequences:
- the LOC136028517 gene encoding sodium/potassium-transporting ATPase subunit beta-like, giving the protein MSTLDPTDKSRIKSFGSKNSHSILKSVSTFIWNGETKEFMSRTVGSWALIIIYYVCLYIFLVGFAVGLFKAFLWARIDTKTAFLRTEHSLIGTTPGLTIRPTPEEENHYLIEFTRGNNGNWQEQVRILEDFIKPYEEQIGLNYINPPCDFLAKSPEKICKFDIGDLGNHCTKENKFGYEQGQPCVFVKLNKILDWTPIPYTKGDELPADMPDDLKQHIGTTDKEHAVTTVDSKWTELRAGPKWIGSTRMIWLSCQGKTPNDKVNIDYLPFRGFPAYYYPYRFIPERFTPSPLVALKLDNLQPGKETKIHCKAWAKNINHDYTTHLGYVNFKIKIHEPKSEEPKGNIEKT; this is encoded by the coding sequence ATGTCCACACTTGATCCTACCGACAAATCGAGAATAAAATCCTTTGGCTCAAAAAATTCACATTCAATTTTGAAATCTGTGAGTACTTTCATTTGGAATGGTGAGACCAAAGAATTTATGAGCAGAACTGTAGGAAGCTGGGCGTTGATTATCATATATTACGTTTGTTTGTACATTTTTCTGGTCGGTTTTGCTGTTGGGCTATTTAAGGCTTTTCTTTGGGCTAGAATTGACACAAAAACAGCTTTCTTGCGAACTGAGCATAGCTTAATAGGTACCACTCCAGGTCTTACAATTCGTCCGACTCCGGAAGAAGAGAATCATTACTTAATTGAGTTCACAAGGGGAAATAATGGCAATTGGCAGGAACAAGTCCGTATTCTAGAAGACTTTATAAAACCCTATGAAGAGCAAATCGGTTTAAACTATATAAATCCGCCCTGTGATTTTTTAGCTAAATCAccagaaaaaatttgcaaatttgatATTGGTGATCTCGGAAACCATTGTACTAAGGAAAACAAATTCGGGTATGAGCAAGGCCAGCCATGTGTATTTGTAAAACTGAACAAGATACTCGATTGGACGCCTATACCTTATACTAAGGGTGATGAGCTTCCAGCAGATATGCCAGATGATTTAAAACAGCATATCGGAACCACTGACAAAGAACATGCGGTTACCACAGTAGACTCGAAATGGACCGAGTTACGAGCAGGACCGAAATGGATCGGATCCACAAGAATGATATGGCTTTCTTGCCAAGGAAAGACTCCCAACGACAAAGTCAACATTGATTATCTTCCATTCAGAGGATTCCCAGCTTATTATTATCCTTATCGTTTCATACCTGAGCGTTTCACACCTTCCCCACTCGTTGCCCTCAAACTTGATAATCTTCAACCCGGTAAAGAGACCAAAATCCACTGCAAAGCTTGGGCTAAGAATATTAACCACGACTATACAACACATTTGGGTTAcgttaactttaaaataaaaatacatgaGCCAAAATCAGAGGAACCCaaaggaaatattgaaaaaacttag